A genomic region of Petrotoga sibirica DSM 13575 contains the following coding sequences:
- a CDS encoding glycine C-acetyltransferase — translation MDFYNQLEEDLKKREDAGLRITIRTLESAQGAWININGKKVLNMCSNNYLGLANNERLKEAAINAIKSWGVGPGAVRTIAGTMKIHEELEEKLAEFKKVEATLVVQSGFNANQAVIPTITNEEDGILSDELNHASIIDGVRLSKAKRYIWKHKDLNSLEEQLVKAQRDNCRRKLIITDGVFSMDGDIAPLPGIVELAKKYDALVMVDDAHGEGVLGENGRGIADHFNLTEEVDIEIGTLSKAFGVVGGFIAGKKVLIDYLKQQARPFLFSSSLSPAETAAALEAIKTLYESNDLVKKLWDNAKYFQSKIKEMGYDIGGTETPITPVMIYDEKKTKEFSSKLYEEGIFASSIVYPTVPKGKARIRVMISALHSKEDLNFALNKFEKIGKSFGIL, via the coding sequence ATGGATTTTTATAATCAATTGGAAGAAGATTTGAAAAAGCGTGAAGATGCTGGTTTACGTATCACTATAAGAACACTTGAAAGTGCACAGGGAGCTTGGATCAATATTAATGGTAAAAAGGTTTTAAATATGTGTTCTAACAATTATTTGGGTTTGGCAAACAATGAAAGATTAAAAGAAGCCGCTATTAATGCAATTAAAAGTTGGGGTGTAGGCCCAGGAGCGGTTAGGACAATAGCTGGCACTATGAAGATTCATGAAGAATTAGAAGAAAAATTAGCTGAATTTAAAAAAGTAGAGGCCACCCTTGTTGTTCAATCTGGATTCAACGCAAATCAAGCAGTTATTCCTACTATAACAAACGAAGAAGATGGTATTTTATCAGATGAACTTAACCACGCTAGCATAATAGACGGGGTTAGATTATCAAAGGCAAAAAGATATATTTGGAAACATAAAGATTTAAACTCCTTGGAAGAGCAGCTTGTTAAGGCTCAAAGGGATAATTGTAGAAGAAAATTAATTATAACTGACGGTGTTTTTAGTATGGATGGAGATATTGCGCCTCTACCAGGAATTGTAGAATTAGCCAAAAAATATGATGCTTTAGTAATGGTGGATGATGCACATGGGGAAGGAGTACTAGGAGAAAACGGTAGAGGAATAGCGGATCATTTCAATTTGACAGAGGAAGTGGATATAGAAATTGGAACTTTATCGAAAGCCTTTGGTGTTGTAGGTGGATTCATCGCAGGTAAAAAAGTATTAATTGATTATTTGAAACAACAAGCAAGACCATTTCTATTTTCTAGCTCTTTGTCTCCAGCAGAAACGGCTGCAGCATTAGAAGCGATAAAAACACTTTATGAATCTAACGATTTAGTGAAAAAACTGTGGGATAACGCTAAATATTTTCAAAGTAAGATAAAAGAAATGGGGTATGATATTGGAGGTACTGAAACCCCTATAACCCCTGTAATGATCTATGATGAAAAGAAAACAAAAGAATTTAGCTCAAAACTATATGAAGAAGGAATTTTTGCGTCTAGTATAGTTTATCCCACCGTTCCAAAAGGAAAAGCCAGGATAAGGGTAATGATAAGCGCATTACACAGTAAAGAAGACTTAAACTTTGCTTTAAACAAGTTTGAAAAAATAGGTAAAAGTTTTGGTATTCTATAA